A portion of the Thunnus albacares chromosome 5, fThuAlb1.1, whole genome shotgun sequence genome contains these proteins:
- the tnnc1b gene encoding troponin C type 1b (slow) — protein sequence MDDVYKAAVENLTEEQKNEFKAAFDIFIQDAEDGCISTKELGKVMRMLGQNPTPEELQEMIDEVDEDGSGTVDFDEFLVMMVRCMKEESKGKSEEELAELFRMFDKNGDGYIDLEELKAMLESTGEAITEDDIEELMKDGDKNNDGKIDYDEFLEFMKGVE from the exons ATGGATGATGTATATAAAGCAGCG GTTGAGAACTTGACAGAAGAGCAGAAAAATG AGTTCAAGGCTGCCTTTGACATCTTCATCCAGGATGCAGAGGATGGCTGCATCAGCACCAAAGAGTTGGGGAAGGTGATGAGGATGCTGGGGCAGAATCCCACCCCGGAAGAGTTACAGGAGATGATTGATGAGGTGGATGAAGATG GCAGCGGTACAGTAGACTTTGATGAGTTCCTGGTTATGATGGTCCGCTGCATGAAGGAGGAGAGCAAAGGAAAATCAGAGGAGGAGTTGGCTGAACTTTTCCGTATGTTTGACAA GAACGGCGACGGCTACATAGACCTCGAGGAGCTGAAGGCCATGCTGGAGTCCACTGGAGAGGCCATCACTGAAGACGACATAGAGGAGCTGATGAaggatggagacaaaaacaatgacGGCAAAATTGATTATGATG AGTTCCTGGAGTTCATGAAAGGTGTTGAATAA
- the si:ch211-218o21.4 gene encoding actin-associated protein FAM107A has translation MSLNGSFPNDNNQAHVEIQPVSRDRMINSTHPQNNSHRRDNRVRAEASSGQSNPIKASRTHNELHKELLLAHKRGLVLSSRSELQQVLERRKRVQTGREEEGHTRTPLEDELFRRQQKQLQRQNEQEEKTPEEAQLMEFVRVRQNLRKIHSVIQNKAANS, from the exons ATGTCCCTCAATGGTTCATTTCCTAACGACAATAATCAAGCACATGTGGAAATCCAGCCGGTCTCCAGAGACAGGATGATAAACAGCACTCATCCACAGAACAACAGTCACAGAAGAG ATAATAGAGTCAGAGCTGAGGCCTCTTCAGGTCAGTCGAACCCCATCAAGGCTTCCAGGACCCACAATGAGCTTCACAAAGAACTGCTGCTGGCCCACAAACG AGGTCTGGTGCTGAGCAGCAGGTCAGAACTTCAGCAGGtgctggagaggaggaagagggtgCAGACTGGCCGAGAAGAGGAGGGACACACCAGGACTCCTCTGGAGGATGAGCTATTCAGACGTCAGCAGAAACAACTCCAG AGGCAGAATGAACAAGAGGAGAAAACACCAGAGGAAGCTCAGTTGATGGAGTTTGTCAGAGTCCGACAGAACCTGAGAAAGATCCACTCAGTGATCCAGAACAAGGCTGCAAACTCCTGA